The following proteins are co-located in the Gemmatimonadales bacterium genome:
- the uvrC gene encoding excinuclease ABC subunit UvrC yields the protein MARPDDCPDVFMTALPIPDPLARKLYTLPEGPGVYLWKDAEGAVVYVGKAKRLRSRVRSYLVGESAASAAAASPKLRLLQRVIADVETIVVNSEAEALILENNLIKEYRPRFNVRLKDDKSYPSIAVTLGEPFPRLLVTRRRDIPGARYYGPYTDVGQLRRTLAIVRRLYTMRSCPDDIPREPRERPCLDYYIGRCKAPCVGWQGEADYRAMVNDVVDFLEGRTHDVRQRVREAMLAASGREDFERAAQLRDALRWLENLEEPGAAEVIGTGDADVIGYARDGDDAVGVLLRVREGRVVSRDHTFLEGVDEEADPAILAAFLVRYYVPAEARARRVVLPFAPEDWDAIRTVLAGTDWTIPQRGTASRWRELADQNARHLLESLRIESFETDERAEDPVYALGRDLGLSSVPRSLVCVDISHNQGRDIVGSLVWFEAGRPRKSEYRKFKIKGLAEQDDFAAIHEVVTRYLARRRDSNEALPDLMVIDGGKGQLNAALDAARALGFDALPLVSLAKREEEIFLPGRAEPLRLSRRSPALRLLQRARDEAHRFGLAYNRKRRTQRTLTSELLEIPGVGPTRRRALLERFGSLAGVRSATAQELAAVPGFSTALAERILERLHAKS from the coding sequence GTGGCGCGCCCTGACGATTGCCCCGACGTGTTCATGACCGCCCTGCCGATTCCCGATCCGCTCGCGCGCAAGCTCTACACGCTCCCCGAAGGCCCCGGCGTCTATCTCTGGAAGGACGCCGAGGGGGCCGTCGTGTACGTGGGCAAGGCAAAGCGGCTCCGGAGCCGGGTGCGGAGCTATCTCGTGGGCGAGAGTGCGGCGAGCGCCGCGGCCGCGAGCCCCAAGCTCCGGCTCCTGCAGCGGGTCATCGCCGACGTCGAGACGATCGTGGTGAACAGCGAGGCCGAGGCGCTCATCCTCGAGAACAACCTCATCAAGGAATACCGGCCACGCTTCAACGTGCGGCTCAAGGATGACAAGAGCTATCCATCGATCGCCGTCACGCTGGGCGAGCCGTTTCCGCGGCTGCTGGTGACACGTCGCCGCGACATTCCGGGCGCGCGCTACTACGGGCCGTACACCGATGTGGGCCAGCTCCGGCGCACGCTCGCCATCGTCCGGCGGCTGTACACCATGCGGAGCTGCCCCGACGACATTCCGCGCGAGCCGCGGGAGCGGCCCTGTCTCGATTATTACATCGGCCGCTGCAAGGCACCCTGCGTCGGGTGGCAGGGCGAGGCGGACTACCGCGCCATGGTGAACGACGTGGTGGACTTCCTCGAGGGCCGCACCCACGACGTGCGCCAGCGGGTGCGCGAGGCGATGCTGGCGGCAAGCGGACGGGAAGATTTCGAGCGCGCGGCCCAGCTTCGTGATGCGCTCCGCTGGCTCGAGAATCTCGAAGAGCCCGGCGCGGCCGAGGTCATCGGCACCGGCGACGCGGACGTGATCGGCTACGCCCGCGACGGCGACGACGCGGTGGGCGTGCTGCTCCGCGTGCGCGAGGGGCGCGTGGTGAGCCGCGACCACACGTTTCTCGAGGGCGTGGACGAAGAGGCCGACCCCGCGATCCTCGCCGCGTTCCTGGTGCGCTACTACGTCCCGGCCGAGGCGCGCGCGCGGCGCGTGGTGCTGCCGTTCGCACCGGAGGACTGGGACGCCATCCGCACGGTGCTCGCGGGCACCGACTGGACCATCCCGCAGCGCGGCACCGCCAGCCGATGGCGCGAGCTGGCCGACCAGAACGCGCGCCACCTGCTCGAGAGCCTTCGGATCGAGTCGTTCGAGACCGACGAGCGCGCCGAAGATCCGGTCTACGCGCTCGGCCGGGATCTCGGCCTGAGCAGCGTGCCGCGGAGCCTCGTCTGCGTGGACATCTCGCACAACCAGGGGCGCGACATCGTGGGCTCGCTGGTCTGGTTCGAGGCAGGCCGGCCGCGGAAGAGCGAGTACCGCAAGTTCAAGATCAAGGGTCTGGCGGAGCAGGACGATTTCGCGGCCATCCACGAGGTGGTGACGCGCTATCTCGCCCGCCGGCGCGACTCGAACGAGGCGCTGCCCGACCTCATGGTGATCGACGGCGGTAAGGGCCAACTCAACGCCGCGCTGGACGCGGCGCGCGCGCTCGGCTTCGACGCGCTCCCGCTCGTGAGCCTCGCCAAAAGGGAGGAGGAGATTTTCCTTCCGGGCCGCGCGGAGCCGCTTCGGCTGTCACGCCGGAGCCCCGCACTCCGGCTGCTCCAGCGGGCGCGGGATGAAGCGCATCGCTTCGGCCTCGCATACAACCGGAAGCGGCGGACGCAGCGCACACTCACGTCGGAGTTGCTCGAGATCCCCGGCGTCGGCCCCACCCGCCGGCGCGCGCTACTGGAGCGCTTCGGCAGTCTGGCCGGGGTGCGCTCGGCCACTGCGCAAGAGCTCGCGGCGGTGCCCGGGTTTTCCACCGCGCTCGCGGAACGGATTCTCGAACGGCTGCACGCCAAATCGTGA
- the bshC gene encoding bacillithiol biosynthesis cysteine-adding enzyme BshC, protein MIPRLVPSPISPSGVDSLAALVDAPARAGGTRSGGVPRELLPAFMRVPGNDALLARLATPDLLLVTTGQQPALFSGPLYTVHKALSTAALARTLEERWGRPVAPVFWAAGDDHDFAEAAHAEWLAPDGSVTGAALPPRPAEAPLTPMYREPLGAAVSQALDALARDLAPSEFRDWTLEWLARHYTPDATMGSAFATALAELLAPHGIAVFDSTHPAVKRAAAPLLMDALRRAAALDGSLAKRAQVLAREGHDAGIAAGDGATLVMVECRMGRDRLLAHEHGFTTRRGKTVYDLAHLEALAAREPERFSPNVLLRPVLESALLPTVAYTGGPGELRYLRLTPSVYETLGVRPQAVVPRWSGAIVEPRIERVLEKFAISLHDLMQPPGALEARLVRSRLPEGVTGALAELRRAIEAGYEPIARSAVEIDPTLEKTVQAARQHALTGTADIEKKLVQHLKRREETELAQIARARHAVWPNGKPQERVLTAAPFLARHGPTLLDALIGEMRRWYAAALEGAARPA, encoded by the coding sequence ATGATCCCGCGTCTCGTCCCCTCACCGATTTCTCCGTCAGGCGTGGACTCGCTCGCCGCCCTCGTGGATGCGCCGGCACGCGCGGGCGGGACCCGTTCGGGCGGCGTGCCGCGCGAATTGCTGCCCGCCTTCATGCGAGTGCCCGGCAACGACGCGCTGCTCGCCCGTCTGGCGACCCCGGATCTCCTGCTCGTCACCACGGGCCAGCAACCCGCGCTCTTTTCCGGCCCGCTCTACACGGTCCACAAGGCGCTGTCGACCGCGGCGCTCGCGCGAACGCTTGAAGAGCGGTGGGGGCGGCCCGTCGCCCCGGTCTTCTGGGCCGCCGGCGACGACCACGACTTCGCCGAGGCGGCTCACGCCGAGTGGCTGGCGCCCGACGGGTCGGTAACCGGCGCCGCGCTCCCGCCGCGCCCGGCGGAAGCGCCGCTCACGCCGATGTACCGCGAGCCGCTCGGCGCGGCGGTGTCGCAGGCGCTCGATGCGCTGGCGCGCGACCTCGCGCCCTCGGAGTTCCGCGACTGGACACTCGAATGGCTCGCCCGCCACTACACGCCCGATGCCACGATGGGGTCGGCGTTCGCCACGGCGCTCGCCGAGCTGCTTGCCCCGCACGGCATCGCCGTGTTCGACAGCACGCATCCCGCCGTGAAGCGCGCCGCGGCACCACTGCTGATGGACGCGCTGCGCCGCGCGGCGGCGCTCGACGGCTCGCTCGCCAAGCGGGCGCAGGTGCTGGCCCGCGAAGGACACGATGCCGGCATCGCCGCCGGCGACGGCGCAACGCTCGTGATGGTCGAGTGCCGGATGGGCCGGGACCGGCTGCTCGCGCACGAACACGGCTTCACGACCCGGCGCGGCAAGACCGTGTACGACCTCGCGCATCTCGAGGCGCTCGCCGCGCGCGAGCCGGAGCGGTTTTCGCCGAACGTACTGCTCAGGCCGGTGCTCGAGAGCGCGCTGCTCCCGACCGTGGCGTACACGGGTGGCCCGGGCGAGCTGCGATACCTCCGGCTCACGCCATCGGTCTACGAAACGCTGGGCGTGCGCCCGCAGGCCGTCGTGCCGCGCTGGTCCGGCGCCATTGTGGAGCCGCGGATCGAGCGGGTGTTGGAGAAGTTCGCCATTTCACTCCACGACCTGATGCAGCCGCCGGGTGCGCTCGAGGCGCGCCTCGTGCGCTCGCGGCTGCCGGAGGGCGTCACCGGCGCGCTCGCCGAGCTGCGCCGCGCCATCGAGGCGGGCTACGAGCCGATCGCCCGCTCTGCGGTCGAGATCGATCCCACGCTGGAGAAAACGGTGCAGGCGGCGCGGCAACACGCACTCACCGGCACGGCGGACATCGAGAAGAAGCTGGTGCAGCACCTCAAGCGGCGGGAGGAGACGGAGCTGGCCCAGATCGCGCGAGCGCGGCACGCGGTGTGGCCCAACGGCAAACCCCAGGAGCGAGTGTTGACCGCGGCGCCGTTCCTTGCCCGGCACGGCCCCACGCTGCTCGACGCGCTGATTGGCGAAATGCGCCGCTGGTACGCCGCGGCCCTTGAGGGCGCCGCGCGCCCGGCATAG
- the larC gene encoding nickel pincer cofactor biosynthesis protein LarC, protein MPQSRFAILDPAAGISGDMLLGALVAAGAPEAWLTGLPARLGCPEVSVGITQVERCGVHAVKATVRLPGGEVEAPAAPHRPTRSHSHPHPHKSKPAANHAHGPHRHVGELLALIERAPLSTWVKERAGAAFRLLAEAEGRVHGVPAESVALHEVGALDALIDIVGGVEGFEQLGVRDVYHRAVAVGEGWVHAAHGIIPVPAPATAVLLEGLEVAPNGPVSGEATTPTGAALLRALSSGPPPARWRAVSAANWGAGGRDPAEYPNALRLILAEPAHELGEVVVLSTDLDDLSPEYLDPLREALVAAGALDVQTWPTQMKKGRTGFRVEAVVAPADVDRAAEAFFRHSTTAGVRRTGAERVTLPRREVRLDVAGGGSVRVKLLDGPDGLRAKPEYDDVAAAARRAGRPVHELARELQTRALTLAGADRPAATARDTTTKEP, encoded by the coding sequence ATGCCTCAGAGCCGGTTCGCCATTCTGGACCCCGCCGCAGGGATCAGCGGTGACATGCTGCTCGGCGCGCTGGTCGCGGCGGGCGCGCCCGAGGCATGGCTCACCGGCCTGCCCGCGCGGCTCGGGTGTCCCGAGGTGTCGGTGGGGATCACGCAAGTAGAACGGTGTGGGGTACATGCGGTGAAGGCCACCGTCCGACTTCCGGGCGGCGAGGTCGAGGCCCCCGCCGCGCCGCACCGTCCCACCCGCTCCCATTCACACCCTCACCCGCACAAGTCCAAGCCCGCCGCCAACCACGCGCACGGCCCGCATCGCCACGTGGGAGAGTTGCTCGCGCTCATCGAGCGCGCACCGCTCTCGACCTGGGTCAAGGAGCGGGCCGGCGCTGCATTCCGATTGCTGGCGGAGGCGGAGGGGCGGGTGCACGGCGTGCCGGCGGAATCGGTGGCGCTGCACGAGGTGGGTGCGCTCGATGCGCTCATCGACATCGTCGGCGGGGTCGAGGGATTCGAGCAGCTCGGCGTGCGCGACGTGTACCATCGCGCGGTGGCGGTCGGTGAGGGATGGGTGCACGCGGCCCACGGCATCATTCCGGTGCCGGCGCCGGCCACTGCGGTGCTGCTCGAAGGCCTAGAGGTGGCGCCCAACGGCCCGGTGTCGGGTGAGGCCACGACGCCCACCGGCGCGGCACTCCTCCGCGCGCTGTCGTCGGGTCCGCCGCCTGCGCGGTGGCGGGCCGTGTCCGCCGCCAACTGGGGCGCCGGCGGCCGCGACCCGGCGGAGTACCCCAACGCGCTCCGCCTCATTCTGGCCGAGCCGGCGCACGAACTCGGTGAGGTGGTGGTGCTGTCTACCGACCTGGACGACCTGAGTCCCGAGTATCTCGATCCGTTGCGCGAGGCGTTGGTGGCGGCCGGCGCGCTGGACGTGCAGACGTGGCCCACGCAGATGAAGAAGGGCAGGACGGGGTTCCGCGTCGAGGCCGTCGTTGCGCCGGCCGACGTCGACCGCGCTGCCGAGGCCTTCTTCCGGCACAGCACGACGGCCGGCGTGCGGCGCACGGGTGCGGAGCGGGTGACGCTGCCGCGGCGCGAAGTCCGACTCGACGTGGCCGGTGGCGGGAGCGTGCGGGTCAAGTTGCTCGACGGTCCCGACGGGCTCCGCGCCAAGCCGGAATACGACGACGTGGCGGCGGCCGCGCGACGCGCGGGACGTCCCGTGCACGAACTGGCAAGGGAGTTGCAAACCCGCGCCCTGACCCTGGCCGGGGCCGATCGGCCCGCGGCAACGGCGCGCGACACCACGACGAAGGAGCCGTGA
- a CDS encoding threonine synthase, producing MIGRAASTKWRSGLAADPDWTLRCSACDETTAPVGLPTVCGRCGQPWLVRYPSRAHTLADRDALRQARGSNSAPEADGMWGFRAFLPLADGESPITLGEGGTPLLRLARTGERLGLARLRLKDESVNPTGSFKARGLAMAVTRARLGGAESFVVPTAGNAGVALAAYAARAGCHATIFAPASTPPVILAQVRRFGAELNLLDGHIGDCGRAALAHAERTGAFPVHTLREPYRIEGKKTLGLELAEQLGWGLPDAVVYPAGGGTGLIGMWLAFAELIAAGWVRGPMPRMYAVQAEGCAPVVRAFERGAAQCEPWPDPRTVASGLRVPAPLGGALMLRAMCESGGGAVAVSDAELAAQADQVSAREGVDVGPEGGASLAGAAALRARGDIEPDETVIAFNTGAGWLYRS from the coding sequence ATGATTGGCCGCGCAGCCTCGACGAAATGGAGGAGCGGCTTGGCCGCTGACCCGGACTGGACCCTGCGTTGCTCGGCCTGCGATGAAACCACCGCACCCGTGGGCCTCCCTACGGTCTGCGGCCGGTGCGGGCAGCCGTGGCTGGTGCGCTACCCGTCGCGCGCGCACACCCTCGCCGACCGCGACGCGCTGCGCCAGGCGCGCGGCAGCAACAGCGCGCCGGAGGCCGACGGCATGTGGGGATTCCGGGCATTTCTCCCGCTTGCTGACGGCGAGTCGCCCATCACGCTCGGCGAGGGCGGCACGCCGCTCCTCCGCCTCGCGCGCACCGGTGAGCGCCTGGGCCTCGCGCGGCTCCGGCTCAAGGACGAGTCGGTGAACCCGACCGGCTCGTTCAAGGCGCGCGGGCTCGCCATGGCGGTGACCCGCGCGCGGCTTGGCGGCGCCGAGTCGTTCGTCGTGCCCACCGCGGGCAACGCGGGCGTGGCGCTCGCCGCGTACGCCGCGCGCGCGGGGTGCCACGCCACGATCTTCGCGCCTGCGAGCACGCCGCCCGTCATTCTCGCGCAGGTCCGGCGGTTCGGCGCCGAGCTCAACCTGCTCGACGGCCACATCGGTGACTGCGGCCGCGCGGCGCTCGCCCACGCCGAACGCACCGGCGCCTTTCCGGTGCACACGCTGCGCGAGCCCTATCGGATCGAGGGCAAGAAGACGCTCGGCCTCGAGCTGGCCGAGCAGCTCGGCTGGGGTCTGCCGGACGCGGTCGTGTATCCCGCCGGCGGCGGGACGGGGCTCATCGGGATGTGGCTCGCCTTTGCAGAGCTTATCGCGGCCGGGTGGGTGCGCGGCCCGATGCCCCGGATGTACGCGGTCCAGGCCGAAGGGTGCGCGCCCGTGGTGCGCGCGTTTGAACGCGGCGCCGCGCAATGTGAACCCTGGCCCGACCCGCGCACGGTCGCGAGTGGCCTCCGGGTGCCGGCGCCGCTGGGCGGGGCGCTCATGCTGCGCGCGATGTGCGAGTCGGGCGGCGGCGCGGTCGCGGTGAGCGATGCGGAGCTCGCGGCGCAGGCCGACCAGGTATCCGCGCGCGAAGGCGTGGATGTGGGGCCCGAGGGCGGAGCGAGTCTTGCGGGCGCGGCGGCGCTCCGCGCGCGGGGAGACATCGAGCCGGACGAAACCGTGATCGCATTCAACACCGGCGCGGGCTGGCTCTATCGCTCGTGA
- the murJ gene encoding murein biosynthesis integral membrane protein MurJ → MVAAGILLSRLAGLIRSRVLAHYFATSDAADAFVAAFRIPNLLQNLFGEGALSASFIPVYAALLARGDRKEADRVAGAVGALLAVIVSVLVLAGVAFTPSLIDAIAYGFTGAKRELTIRLVRILFPGVGLLVLSAWCLGILNSHRKFFLAYSAPVIWNAAIIATLIWFGGTVGQYRLAALAAWGSVAGSALQLGVQLPVVMRLARGLRPTFDMASEHVRTVARNFWPTFASRGVVQISAYIDALIASLLPTGAVAALGYTQILYTLPVSLFGMAVSAAELPEMSSATGERAEVSAYLRARLDGGLRQLAFYIVPSAVAFAALGQVLAAAIFQTGRFTRSDSFWVWGILAGSSVGLLAGTMGRLYSSAFYALRDTRTPLRFAIVRVVLTTVLGFLAALPLPGLIGIPQRWGVAGLTASAGVAGWVEFLLLRRALDERIGETGLDWAYGARLWASAALAALVGGGLALATPADLALRHPVGVAIFVIGAYGLVYYGVTGLLGIPEARLLLARFRRR, encoded by the coding sequence ATGGTCGCCGCGGGCATTCTGCTGAGCCGACTCGCCGGCCTCATTCGCTCGCGGGTGCTGGCGCACTACTTCGCTACCTCCGATGCGGCGGATGCGTTCGTCGCCGCGTTCCGCATTCCCAATCTCCTGCAGAACCTCTTCGGCGAAGGGGCGCTCTCCGCGTCGTTCATTCCGGTGTACGCGGCGCTGCTGGCGCGCGGCGACCGGAAGGAGGCGGACCGGGTGGCGGGCGCCGTGGGCGCGCTGCTCGCCGTCATCGTCTCGGTCCTCGTGTTGGCAGGCGTCGCGTTCACGCCGTCGCTCATCGACGCCATCGCCTACGGCTTTACCGGCGCCAAGCGCGAGCTCACCATCCGCCTGGTCCGCATCCTCTTTCCCGGCGTCGGGCTGCTGGTGCTTTCGGCCTGGTGTCTCGGCATCCTCAACAGTCACCGCAAATTCTTCCTTGCGTATTCGGCGCCGGTCATCTGGAACGCGGCCATCATCGCCACGCTGATCTGGTTCGGCGGGACGGTGGGCCAGTATCGGCTGGCCGCGCTCGCCGCCTGGGGTTCGGTGGCGGGCAGCGCGTTGCAACTCGGCGTGCAGTTGCCCGTGGTCATGCGACTCGCGCGCGGGCTCCGGCCCACGTTCGATATGGCGTCGGAGCACGTGCGGACGGTCGCGCGGAACTTCTGGCCCACCTTCGCGAGCCGCGGCGTGGTGCAGATCAGCGCGTACATCGACGCCCTCATCGCGAGCCTGCTGCCGACCGGCGCCGTGGCCGCGCTCGGCTATACCCAGATCCTGTACACGCTCCCGGTGAGCCTCTTCGGCATGGCGGTCTCGGCGGCCGAGCTGCCGGAGATGTCGAGCGCCACGGGGGAGCGCGCGGAGGTGAGCGCGTATCTTCGCGCGCGGCTCGACGGGGGGCTCCGGCAGCTCGCATTCTACATCGTGCCGTCGGCGGTGGCGTTCGCGGCGCTGGGACAGGTGCTCGCGGCCGCGATCTTTCAGACCGGCCGGTTCACGCGGTCGGACAGCTTCTGGGTCTGGGGCATCCTGGCGGGCTCGTCGGTGGGGCTTCTCGCCGGCACGATGGGGCGGCTCTACTCGTCGGCCTTCTACGCGCTGCGCGACACCCGCACGCCGCTCCGCTTTGCGATCGTCCGGGTGGTGCTCACCACGGTCCTTGGCTTTCTCGCTGCACTCCCGCTCCCGGGGCTCATCGGCATTCCGCAGCGCTGGGGCGTCGCGGGGCTCACGGCCTCGGCCGGCGTCGCCGGCTGGGTCGAGTTTCTGCTGCTCCGCCGCGCACTGGACGAGCGGATCGGCGAGACGGGGCTCGATTGGGCCTACGGCGCGCGCCTCTGGGCCTCCGCCGCGCTCGCTGCGCTCGTGGGCGGCGGCCTTGCGCTCGCCACGCCTGCCGACCTGGCGCTGCGGCATCCGGTCGGTGTAGCGATATTTGTGATCGGCGCGTACGGCCTCGTCTACTACGGGGTCACCGGCCTGCTCGGCATCCCGGAAGCGAGGCTCCTGCTCGCGCGATTCCGGCGGCGCTGA
- a CDS encoding DNA-formamidopyrimidine glycosylase family protein, which translates to MPELPDVVVYLEALERRIAGRMLEQIRVLSPFVLRSVDPPVAAAAGRRVMGLRRLGKRLVWELDGELFVVIHLMIAGRLRWRPRGAKAPGRMGLAAFDFAEGTVLLTEAGTKRRASLHLVRGAAGLAAFDRGGVEPLEAPLEAFAERLRSENHTLKRALTDPTLVSGIGNAYSDEILHRARLSPLALTRRLADGELARLHAAVQAVLTEWTGRLRREAVDGFPERVTAFREGMAVHGRWREPCPACGSPVQRIRYAENETNYCATCQTGGRLLADRALSRLLHDDWPRSLDEMEERLGR; encoded by the coding sequence GTGCCTGAGCTGCCGGACGTGGTGGTCTATCTCGAGGCGCTCGAGCGGCGCATTGCCGGGCGCATGCTGGAGCAGATCCGGGTGCTGAGCCCGTTCGTGCTCCGAAGTGTGGATCCGCCGGTGGCGGCGGCGGCAGGCCGCCGGGTCATGGGACTCCGGCGGCTCGGCAAGCGCCTCGTCTGGGAGCTCGATGGCGAGCTGTTCGTCGTCATTCACCTGATGATTGCGGGGCGCCTCCGCTGGCGGCCGCGCGGGGCCAAGGCCCCGGGCCGAATGGGCCTCGCCGCGTTCGATTTCGCGGAAGGCACCGTGCTGCTCACCGAGGCGGGGACGAAGCGCCGGGCATCGCTGCACCTCGTGCGCGGCGCGGCGGGGCTCGCCGCCTTCGATCGCGGCGGCGTCGAGCCGCTCGAGGCACCCCTCGAAGCCTTTGCTGAGCGGCTCCGATCGGAGAACCACACGCTCAAGCGAGCGCTCACCGACCCGACGCTCGTGAGCGGCATCGGCAACGCGTACTCGGACGAAATTCTGCACCGTGCGCGGCTCTCGCCGCTCGCGCTCACGCGGCGGCTCGCCGACGGCGAGCTCGCCCGGCTGCACGCGGCCGTGCAGGCGGTGCTCACCGAATGGACCGGTCGGCTCCGGCGCGAGGCGGTCGATGGATTTCCCGAACGTGTCACGGCATTCCGTGAGGGGATGGCGGTGCACGGGCGGTGGCGCGAGCCATGTCCCGCGTGCGGCTCGCCGGTGCAGCGCATCCGTTACGCCGAGAACGAGACCAACTACTGCGCCACGTGCCAGACAGGCGGCCGATTGCTCGCCGACCGCGCGCTCTCGCGGCTCCTGCACGATGATTGGCCGCGCAGCCTCGACGAAATGGAGGAGCGGCTTGGCCGCTGA
- a CDS encoding methyltransferase domain-containing protein — translation MAEWFEEWFGEEYLQLYPHRDDADAERVVGLIRRTLPWRDGWRTLDVACGAGRHARALELAGARPIGLDLSASLLRRAREVTDASLVRADMRWLPIRARSTDLTVNLFTSFGYFEGDDEHARALAAMVRTVRRGGWFVLDYLNASAVRARLAERHTTGAPHGAEADRRLSEDGRFVCKTIRTPDGRRFVERVRLFSPAELEAMLQRAGLAIRHRFGDYAGAPLSDGAPRTVLMGQIEESGLNAADGVSGDGADGPAR, via the coding sequence ATGGCCGAGTGGTTCGAGGAGTGGTTTGGCGAAGAGTACCTCCAGCTCTATCCCCACCGCGACGACGCCGACGCCGAGCGCGTCGTCGGGCTCATCCGGCGGACGCTGCCGTGGCGCGATGGATGGCGCACGCTCGACGTGGCCTGTGGCGCGGGACGCCACGCGCGCGCCCTCGAGCTGGCGGGCGCGCGGCCCATCGGGCTCGACCTCTCGGCCAGCCTGCTTCGGCGGGCGCGCGAGGTGACCGACGCGTCGCTCGTGCGCGCCGACATGCGCTGGCTTCCGATCCGGGCGAGGAGCACCGATCTCACCGTAAATCTCTTCACCAGCTTCGGGTACTTCGAAGGTGACGACGAGCACGCGCGGGCGCTCGCCGCGATGGTGCGGACGGTCCGTCGCGGCGGCTGGTTCGTCCTCGACTATCTCAACGCGTCGGCGGTGCGCGCGCGCCTGGCCGAGCGCCACACGACCGGCGCGCCCCACGGCGCGGAGGCGGACCGGCGGTTGTCGGAGGATGGCCGCTTCGTCTGCAAGACGATCCGCACGCCGGACGGACGCCGGTTCGTCGAGCGGGTGCGCCTCTTTTCGCCCGCGGAGCTCGAAGCAATGCTGCAGCGCGCCGGGCTCGCCATCCGCCACCGCTTCGGTGACTACGCGGGCGCGCCCCTCAGCGACGGCGCCCCACGGACGGTGCTGATGGGGCAGATCGAGGAATCGGGGCTCAACGCCGCGGACGGCGTCTCGGGCGATGGCGCGGATGGACCGGCCCGATGA